The Acidobacteriota bacterium genomic sequence CCGCCGCGTACTCGGGGAAACAGAAGGCAGGTTCGTGGGGTGCGGTGCTGAGGTTTGGTGACTCGGAAAAGGGCTTGAGCGAGAGGGTCGATGGCGCGTCGGCCAACCGGATGCACCTGATGAGCGCCATTGGCGGTCTCGAAGAGCTCAAGCGGCCGATGCGCGTCCACCTCTACACGGTGTCGGATTATCTGGAAAACGGTGCCACAGCCTGGGTTCCGGCCTGGCGCGATCGCGGGTGGCGGACCCGCGATGACAAACCGGTGTCCCATCGCGATCTCTGGCAACGCCTCGACGATCTCGGCCGGAAGCACCGCATCGAGTGGCACGTAGTCGACGGAAAG encodes the following:
- a CDS encoding ribonuclease HI, which codes for MDDPRAVHLFTAAAYSGKQKAGSWGAVLRFGDSEKGLSERVDGASANRMHLMSAIGGLEELKRPMRVHLYTVSDYLENGATAWVPAWRDRGWRTRDDKPVSHRDLWQRLDDLGRKHRIEWHVVDGKNPPEDLEYAKQLAKDALTQPE